In Camelus ferus isolate YT-003-E chromosome 10, BCGSAC_Cfer_1.0, whole genome shotgun sequence, the following proteins share a genomic window:
- the RASGRP2 gene encoding RAS guanyl-releasing protein 2 isoform X4, protein MSLLFDHLEPLELAEHLTYLEYRSFCKILFQDYHSFVTHGCTVDNPVLERFISLFNSVSQWVQLMILSKPTAPQRALVITHFVHVAEKLLKLQNFNTLMAVVGGLSHSSISRLKETHSHVSPETIKLWEGLTELVTATGNYGNYRRRLAACVGFRFPILGVHLKDLVALQLALPDWLDPARTRLNGAKMKQLFSILEELAMVTSFQPPVKANPDLLSLLTVSLDQYQTEDELYQLSLQREPRSKSSPTSPTSCTPPPRPPVLEEWTSAAKPKLDQAIMLEHIEKMVESVFRNFDVDGDGHISQEEFQIIRGNFPYLSAFGDLDQNQDGCISREEMVSYFLRSSSVLGGRMGFVHNFQESNSLRPVACRHCKALILGIYKQGLKCRACGVNCHKQCKDHLSVECRRRAQSVSLEGSAPSPSPTHTHHRAFSFSLPRPGRRGSRPPGIREEEVQTVEDGVFDIHL, encoded by the exons ACTTGGAGTATCGCTCCTTCTGCAAGATCTTG TTCCAGGACTATCACAGTTTCGTGACTCATGGCTGCACTGTGGACAACCCCGTCCTGGAGCGATTCATCTCTCTCTTCAACAGTGTCTCGCAGTGGGTGCAGCTCATGATTCTCAGCAAGCCCACAGCCCCGCAGCGGGCCCTGGTCATCACACACTTCGTCCATGTGGCAGag AAACTCCTGAAACTGCAGAATTTCAACACGCTGATGGCGGTAGTCGGGGGTCTGAGCCACAGCTCCATCTCTCGCCTCAAGGAGACGCACAGCCACGTTAGTCCAGAGACCATCAAG CTCTGGGAAGGTCTGACAGAACTAGTGACGGCCACTGGCAACTATGGTAACTACCGGCGCCGGCTTGCAGCCTGTGTCGGTTTCCGCTTCCCCATCCTGGGTGTGCACCTCAAGGACCTGGTGGCTCTGCAGCTGGCACTGCCTGACTGGCTAGACCCCGCCCGGACCAGACTTAACGGGGCCAAGATGAAGCAACTCTTCAGCATCCTGGAGGAGCTGGCCATGGTGACCAGCTTTCAGCCTCCAGTGAAGGCCAACCCCGATCTGCTGAGCCTGCTCACG GTGTCTTTGGATCAGTATCAGACGGAGGATGAGCTCTACCAGCTGTCCCTGCAGCGGGAACCGCGCTCCAAGTCCTCG CCAACCAGCCCCACAAGCTGCACCCCGCCTCCCCGGCCCCCAGTGCTGGAGGAGTGGACCTCAGCTGCCAAACCCAAGCTGGATCAGGCGATCATGTTGGAGCACATCGAGAAGATGGTGGAG TCTGTGTTTCGGAACTTCGACGTTGATGGGGACGGCCACATCTCACAGGAAGAGTTCCAGATCATCCGTGGGAACTTTCCTTATCTCAGCGCCTTTGGGGACCTCGACCAGAACCA GGATGGCTGCATCAGCAGGGAGGAGATGGTCTCCTACTTCCTGCgctccagctctgtgctgggcgGCCGCATGGGCTTCGTACACAACTTTCAGGAGAGCAACTCCTTGCGCCCGGTCGCCTGCCGCCACTGCAAGGCCCTG ATCCTGGGCATCTACAAGCAGGGCCTCAAATGCCGAG cctgtgGTGTGAACTGCCATAAGCAGTGCAAGGATCACCTGTCAGTCGAGTGCCGACGCCGGGCACAGAGTGTGAGTCTGGAGGGGTCtgcaccctcaccctcacccacacacacccaccatcGCGCCTTCAGTTTTTCCCTGCCCCGCCCTGGCAGGCGAGGCTCCCGGCCTCCAG ggatCCGAGAGGAGGAGGTTCAGACGGTGGAGGACGGTGTGTTTGACATCCACTTGTAA